From a region of the Neobacillus niacini genome:
- a CDS encoding YwbE family protein — protein sequence MNGQNRKDITAGTEVKIVLKADQRTGKLTSGVVKDILTNSKNHPHGIKVRLMDGQVGRVQEIVNSKST from the coding sequence ATGAACGGACAAAATAGAAAAGACATCACTGCCGGTACAGAGGTTAAAATTGTACTCAAGGCTGATCAAAGAACCGGAAAACTCACAAGTGGTGTCGTGAAGGATATTTTAACAAACTCGAAGAACCATCCTCATGGGATAAAGGTAAGGTTAATGGATGGTCAAGTTGGCAGAGTGCAGGAAATAGTGAATTCAAAATCTACCTAA
- a CDS encoding cold-shock protein: protein MEQGKVKWFNGEKGFGFIEREGGDDVFVHFSAIQGEGYKTLDEGQEVTFEIENGQRGPQAVNVRKA from the coding sequence ATGGAACAAGGTAAAGTAAAATGGTTTAACGGTGAAAAAGGCTTTGGATTTATTGAGCGTGAAGGTGGAGACGACGTATTCGTTCACTTCTCAGCAATCCAAGGCGAAGGCTACAAAACGTTAGATGAAGGTCAAGAGGTAACGTTTGAAATCGAAAATGGACAACGTGGTCCACAAGCGGTTAACGTTCGTAAAGCGTAA
- a CDS encoding Cof-type HAD-IIB family hydrolase, with translation MENFKSDVEIKLIALDMDGTLLNDEHEVSEENRKAIKEAQEKGVFVVLSTGRSLRNCQKHADSLALTSYLVTVNGSEIYDDQRGLVERNLVTSESIQWMLELTQKHKIRYWAISTNRNYFDEMPEDIHAEEWLKFGFNIKDVPTRDMIQKELEARGGFELSNSTPTNIEVNPVGINKAKGLSLVCERLGIDMKNVMAVGDSLNDLAMINAAGLGVAMGNAQETVKKAADWITANNNEDGVAAAIRKWVL, from the coding sequence ATGGAGAATTTCAAAAGTGATGTTGAAATTAAACTGATTGCGCTTGATATGGATGGAACTCTGCTAAACGATGAGCATGAGGTCTCAGAGGAAAATCGAAAAGCCATTAAAGAAGCACAGGAAAAAGGCGTATTTGTAGTCCTAAGCACGGGGCGTTCACTAAGAAACTGCCAAAAGCATGCTGATTCACTAGCGTTAACTTCATATTTAGTAACGGTGAATGGCAGTGAAATTTATGATGATCAAAGAGGATTAGTAGAAAGAAATCTTGTAACTTCGGAGTCGATACAGTGGATGCTGGAGTTAACTCAAAAGCATAAAATCCGATATTGGGCAATCAGCACCAATCGAAACTATTTTGATGAAATGCCGGAAGATATTCACGCAGAGGAATGGTTGAAATTCGGATTTAATATAAAGGATGTACCAACAAGAGATATGATTCAAAAAGAATTGGAAGCAAGAGGGGGATTTGAATTAAGTAACTCAACCCCAACCAATATTGAGGTAAATCCAGTAGGAATTAATAAAGCTAAGGGACTTTCACTCGTATGTGAGCGTCTCGGAATTGATATGAAAAATGTCATGGCAGTAGGTGACAGCCTAAACGATTTAGCGATGATTAATGCAGCCGGATTAGGTGTGGCTATGGGAAATGCTCAGGAAACAGTAAAAAAGGCTGCTGACTGGATCACGGCTAACAATAATGAAGATGGTGTAGCTGCTGCTATTCGTAAATGGGTGCTCTAG
- a CDS encoding ABC transporter ATP-binding protein produces the protein MIRRFFSYYRPHKKLFLLDFSSAVVVAVLELAFPIAVSWFIDKLLPSGDWQAIVLVSLGLFTVYILSTLLQFVVNYWGHKLGINIETDMRQELFEHVQKQSFRFFDNTKTGHIMSRITNDLFDLGELAHHGPEDVFIAVMTFIGAFWIMLTINVKLALVAVLILPLLALLVVVCNLKMNKAWSHMYTNIADVNARVEDSVSGSRVVQSFTNEDFEIARFRTNNHKYRNAKLVGYRVMSFSLSGIYMMTRLITIIVLVYGAWLSFTGQLSYGELVGFVLYVNVLFKPIDKISAIMELYPKGMAGFKRFMEIIDSEPGVKDTDDAIEVASLSGDIVFKDVSFSYDQQKSVLEDINLDIRAGETIAFVGPSGAGKTTICSLIPRFYDVSNGRITIDGFDIRNITKKSLRSQIGIVQQDVFLFTGTIRENIAYGRRNATDEEIVKAAKSAHLEKFIQSMPDGYETEIGERGLKLSGGQKQRLAIARMFLKNPPILILDEATSALDTETEMVIQEALNELAKNRTTLIIAHRLATIRNADRIIVVTEDGIAEEGGHDELIEHGGIFASLHRVQYQQ, from the coding sequence ATGATTAGACGTTTCTTTTCCTATTATAGACCTCATAAAAAGCTTTTCCTTCTTGATTTTAGCAGCGCGGTTGTCGTTGCTGTTTTAGAATTAGCTTTTCCAATCGCGGTATCGTGGTTTATAGATAAGCTATTGCCAAGCGGCGACTGGCAAGCTATCGTGCTCGTAAGTCTTGGACTGTTTACAGTCTATATTTTAAGTACCTTATTACAATTTGTGGTGAATTACTGGGGGCACAAACTTGGTATCAATATTGAAACAGATATGAGACAAGAACTTTTTGAACACGTGCAAAAACAGTCCTTCCGCTTTTTTGATAATACCAAGACCGGGCATATTATGAGCAGGATTACAAATGACCTTTTTGACCTGGGTGAACTTGCTCACCATGGACCTGAAGATGTTTTTATTGCAGTGATGACTTTTATCGGTGCATTCTGGATTATGCTGACGATTAATGTGAAACTAGCGCTAGTTGCTGTTTTAATTTTACCGTTATTGGCTTTATTAGTTGTAGTTTGTAATCTAAAGATGAATAAGGCCTGGAGTCATATGTACACAAACATTGCAGATGTAAATGCTCGAGTCGAAGATAGTGTTTCAGGGAGTCGTGTGGTTCAATCATTTACAAATGAAGATTTTGAGATTGCGAGATTTCGAACAAATAATCATAAATATCGAAATGCAAAACTAGTTGGATATCGTGTGATGTCTTTCAGTTTATCTGGTATTTATATGATGACAAGACTTATTACGATTATTGTTCTAGTTTATGGAGCATGGCTAAGCTTTACAGGGCAGCTCTCTTATGGTGAACTGGTCGGATTTGTCCTTTATGTAAATGTTCTTTTTAAACCAATTGATAAAATTAGTGCGATTATGGAATTGTATCCAAAAGGAATGGCTGGCTTTAAACGTTTTATGGAAATTATCGACTCTGAGCCAGGAGTAAAGGATACGGATGATGCTATCGAAGTAGCTTCACTAAGCGGTGATATTGTCTTTAAAGATGTTTCCTTTAGTTATGACCAGCAAAAATCAGTACTTGAAGACATTAACCTGGACATTCGTGCAGGTGAAACGATTGCGTTTGTCGGACCATCTGGGGCAGGTAAAACAACCATTTGTTCCTTGATTCCTAGGTTTTATGATGTCAGCAATGGCAGGATAACAATTGATGGATTCGATATTCGTAATATTACTAAAAAATCACTGCGCTCTCAAATCGGTATTGTTCAACAAGACGTTTTTCTTTTTACGGGTACAATCAGAGAAAATATTGCATACGGAAGGCGAAATGCTACTGATGAGGAAATTGTAAAAGCAGCGAAGAGTGCTCATCTTGAGAAATTTATTCAATCAATGCCTGATGGATACGAAACTGAAATTGGAGAACGTGGATTAAAACTTTCGGGCGGTCAAAAACAAAGACTAGCAATTGCAAGGATGTTTTTGAAAAATCCACCGATATTAATTTTAGATGAAGCCACATCTGCACTTGATACCGAAACAGAAATGGTCATCCAAGAAGCTTTGAACGAGCTGGCAAAAAACCGAACAACCTTGATTATCGCACATAGGCTTGCTACCATTCGGAATGCTGACCGGATCATTGTCGTAACCGAAGATGGAATTGCTGAGGAAGGCGGTCATGACGAGTTAATCGAACATGGCGGTATTTTTGCAAGCCTTCACCGGGTACAATATCAGCAGTAG
- a CDS encoding iron-sulfur cluster assembly accessory protein, translating to MKVKINRHAAKALKKMLEGPEAEGKMFRVYVTNMHGDHAHYDLMLDTPTEHDEVVKTDKDIDIILDAREEYLDGVWIQLFHVPKEEWLITNPTKGGHHHHH from the coding sequence ATGAAAGTCAAAATTAATCGCCATGCAGCGAAGGCATTGAAGAAAATGTTGGAAGGTCCAGAAGCAGAAGGGAAAATGTTCCGTGTGTATGTAACCAATATGCATGGCGACCATGCTCATTATGATTTAATGCTAGATACTCCAACAGAACATGATGAAGTGGTAAAAACTGATAAGGACATTGATATCATTCTTGATGCTCGTGAGGAATATCTAGATGGAGTATGGATTCAACTGTTTCATGTCCCAAAAGAAGAATGGCTGATTACCAACCCAACAAAGGGTGGTCATCACCACCATCATTAA
- the qoxA gene encoding cytochrome aa3 quinol oxidase subunit II: MHKKGINVALFSVFLTIITLLAGCEPLLVLDPKGPQAERQASDILLSIGVMSVIVLVVFALLVYMLVKYRASKQRADYEPPHIEGNLWVEVVMVGIPVIIVAFLSYVSVQSNYIVEAKPKGYEDKEPLVVYASSSNWKWHFSYPEEGIETVNYLYIPTDRPLEFKLYSYGPITSFWIPQLGGQKYAMGDHVTTLHLAADVPGEFMGRNANFSGKGFAENTFNVTAMSQEDFDDWVKEVKETAKPITEKKFEELLEPGHLGQQTYTGTHLEFSPAPAGHDHSEESSETPETETQTESHTGHEGMSH; encoded by the coding sequence ATGCACAAAAAGGGTATTAATGTGGCTTTATTTTCAGTGTTTTTAACAATCATCACCTTATTAGCTGGATGTGAGCCATTACTAGTCTTGGATCCTAAAGGTCCTCAAGCAGAAAGACAGGCAAGCGACATCCTATTATCGATAGGAGTTATGTCTGTCATTGTCTTGGTCGTATTTGCATTGTTAGTCTACATGTTAGTAAAATATCGCGCTTCTAAACAAAGAGCAGACTATGAACCACCTCATATTGAAGGAAACCTTTGGGTCGAGGTCGTTATGGTTGGAATTCCTGTAATAATCGTTGCCTTCCTATCTTATGTATCCGTCCAAAGTAACTATATTGTTGAGGCAAAACCAAAAGGATACGAAGATAAGGAACCATTAGTCGTTTATGCTTCTTCTTCAAACTGGAAGTGGCACTTTAGTTACCCAGAAGAAGGCATTGAAACAGTAAATTACTTATATATCCCAACAGACCGACCACTGGAATTTAAACTGTATTCATATGGACCAATTACCAGTTTTTGGATTCCTCAGCTCGGGGGACAAAAATATGCAATGGGTGACCATGTAACCACTTTACACTTAGCTGCAGATGTCCCTGGTGAATTTATGGGGCGAAATGCAAACTTCTCGGGTAAAGGATTTGCTGAAAATACCTTCAATGTAACTGCTATGTCTCAAGAGGATTTTGACGACTGGGTAAAAGAAGTGAAAGAAACTGCTAAGCCGATTACAGAGAAAAAATTTGAAGAATTATTAGAACCAGGTCATCTTGGGCAGCAAACATACACAGGGACTCACCTAGAATTTTCACCTGCGCCAGCTGGTCATGATCATAGTGAAGAATCTTCAGAAACACCTGAAACAGAAACTCAAACAGAATCCCATACCGGACATGAAGGTATGAGTCATTAA
- the qoxB gene encoding cytochrome aa3 quinol oxidase subunit I, with the protein MDFFDRFAVPHPSLAIYASMAAIGLTIIAVIAGLTYFKKWGYLWREWLTTVDHKRIGIMYLLSALLMLFRGGVDAIMMRAQLAVPENTLLDAQHYNEIFTTHGIVMILFMAMPFIMFFMNFVVPLQIGARDVAFPRLNALSFWLFFMGAMLFNISFVVGGSPDAGWTSYFPLAGTEFSESVGNNYYMIAIQIAGIGTLMTGINFITTILKMRAPGMTLMKMPMFTWSALIANVIIVFAFPVLAVLLAMGTLDRQFGTHFFTMDNGGMDMLWANIFWVWGHPEVYILILPAFGIYSEVISTFARRNLYGYKSMVGSMVIISLLSFLVWAHHFFTMGQGAFTNSIFSITTMAIAVPTGVKIFNWLLTLRKGKIVFTTPMLYSMLFIPLFTLGGVTGVMLAMSAADYQYHNTMFLVAHFHNVIIPGVVYAMLAGLHYYWPKMFGFMLNEKIGKWTAWLLSIGFILAFMPMYVSGLDGQARRMYTYSEAAGFGLMNMISFVGAAIMAIGFVLIVYNIYYSTRYESRDISNDPWDARTLEWSTHTPVPEYNFAILPDVRSNEALWDAKKNGHVLFKGEYQKIHMPNNSGIPFIMSCIFFVWGFSFVFSLWIPVILTTIGIFVCMALRSFEQDHGRYISVKEIEETETNLRGA; encoded by the coding sequence ATGGATTTCTTTGATCGTTTTGCCGTTCCACATCCAAGTCTTGCGATTTATGCCTCAATGGCGGCAATTGGGCTTACAATCATCGCCGTTATTGCCGGATTAACTTATTTTAAAAAATGGGGCTACCTATGGCGTGAGTGGTTAACAACAGTTGACCACAAACGAATTGGTATTATGTATCTACTTTCTGCCCTCCTCATGCTTTTCCGAGGCGGGGTTGACGCTATCATGATGCGTGCTCAGCTGGCAGTACCAGAAAACACGCTGCTTGACGCGCAGCATTATAATGAAATTTTCACGACACACGGGATTGTTATGATCCTGTTTATGGCAATGCCATTCATAATGTTCTTTATGAACTTTGTTGTTCCATTACAAATTGGAGCTCGTGACGTGGCATTCCCACGCTTGAACGCATTAAGCTTCTGGCTATTCTTTATGGGTGCGATGTTATTCAACATTTCATTCGTTGTCGGCGGTTCACCTGATGCAGGCTGGACATCTTATTTCCCGCTTGCAGGTACCGAATTTAGTGAATCTGTTGGTAACAATTATTATATGATTGCTATTCAAATCGCAGGTATTGGTACATTAATGACAGGTATAAACTTTATTACTACTATTCTCAAAATGAGAGCACCTGGTATGACATTAATGAAAATGCCAATGTTTACTTGGTCTGCTTTAATTGCGAACGTAATCATCGTTTTCGCATTCCCAGTTTTAGCTGTGTTACTAGCTATGGGAACCTTGGATCGTCAATTCGGAACACATTTCTTTACCATGGATAATGGCGGTATGGATATGCTTTGGGCCAACATTTTCTGGGTATGGGGACACCCTGAAGTATATATCTTAATATTGCCGGCATTTGGTATTTACAGTGAAGTTATCTCAACCTTTGCTCGCCGTAACCTATATGGCTATAAATCTATGGTAGGATCGATGGTTATTATCTCCCTCCTATCCTTCTTAGTATGGGCTCACCATTTCTTTACCATGGGTCAAGGCGCTTTTACAAATAGTATCTTCTCGATTACAACTATGGCGATTGCCGTACCGACGGGAGTCAAGATCTTCAACTGGCTTCTAACGCTGAGAAAAGGAAAAATTGTTTTTACTACGCCAATGCTTTATAGCATGCTATTCATTCCGCTATTTACACTTGGCGGAGTTACCGGGGTAATGCTTGCGATGTCTGCAGCGGACTATCAATATCATAATACGATGTTCTTAGTTGCTCACTTCCATAACGTTATTATTCCTGGTGTTGTCTATGCAATGCTTGCAGGGCTTCATTATTATTGGCCAAAAATGTTTGGCTTTATGTTAAATGAGAAAATTGGTAAATGGACAGCATGGCTGCTTTCAATCGGCTTCATCTTAGCCTTCATGCCTATGTATGTTTCAGGCTTAGATGGTCAGGCACGCCGTATGTACACATACTCTGAAGCGGCTGGATTTGGCTTAATGAATATGATTTCCTTCGTCGGAGCAGCAATCATGGCGATTGGTTTTGTATTAATCGTCTACAATATTTACTATAGTACTCGATATGAATCAAGGGATATCAGTAATGATCCTTGGGATGCTCGTACGTTAGAGTGGTCCACACATACACCAGTACCAGAATACAATTTTGCGATTTTACCAGATGTACGCTCTAATGAAGCATTATGGGACGCAAAAAAGAATGGTCATGTATTATTTAAAGGCGAATACCAAAAAATTCACATGCCAAATAATAGCGGTATCCCGTTCATCATGAGCTGTATCTTCTTTGTTTGGGGATTTTCCTTTGTTTTCAGCTTGTGGATTCCTGTAATCCTTACAACCATTGGAATTTTTGTTTGTATGGCTCTACGTTCATTTGAACAAGACCATGGCCGCTATATCTCAGTTAAAGAAATTGAAGAAACAGAAACAAATTTGCGAGGTGCTTAA
- the qoxC gene encoding cytochrome aa3 quinol oxidase subunit III, producing the protein MKIDNSLPLEYSTEENSLKILGFWIFLGAEIMLFATLFATYFTLENRTGSGPTGAEIFQITPVLFETIILLTSSFTVGLGIHAMRIGKQKAMITFFSITLLLGLAFLGVEIFEFVTYVHEGAGIQTSAFTSALLTTLGTHGAHVTLGFFWGLFIILQIKKRGLTPQTTNKAFIFSLYWHFLDVVWIFIFSFIYLKGMM; encoded by the coding sequence ATGAAAATAGATAACTCGCTTCCATTAGAATACAGTACCGAAGAAAACAGTTTAAAAATCTTAGGATTTTGGATCTTCCTTGGTGCCGAAATTATGCTTTTCGCCACCCTTTTCGCCACCTATTTCACGTTAGAGAATAGAACTGGCAGCGGTCCAACTGGAGCAGAGATATTCCAAATCACCCCTGTTCTATTCGAAACAATCATACTTTTAACGAGTAGTTTTACTGTTGGACTTGGTATTCATGCGATGCGAATTGGAAAACAAAAAGCGATGATTACCTTCTTTTCCATCACACTTCTTCTCGGTCTAGCATTTTTAGGAGTGGAAATATTTGAGTTTGTTACGTATGTACATGAAGGCGCTGGGATACAAACTAGTGCATTTACAAGTGCACTCTTAACAACCCTTGGAACACATGGAGCACACGTTACACTTGGATTTTTCTGGGGATTGTTCATTATCCTTCAGATCAAAAAACGTGGATTAACCCCACAAACAACCAATAAGGCATTTATATTCTCGCTTTATTGGCATTTCCTAGATGTCGTTTGGATTTTCATCTTCAGCTTCATCTATTTGAAAGGAATGATGTAA
- the qoxD gene encoding cytochrome aa3 quinol oxidase subunit IV, with amino-acid sequence MSQLFPMKQVLGFVFSLLLTTVALAVYFLDMSFAAGMTILLVTAFIQAGLQLVVFMHAGETKDKHAIYTNVFYGLIIALVTVFGTLLAMVWDM; translated from the coding sequence ATGAGCCAATTATTTCCGATGAAACAAGTACTTGGTTTTGTATTCTCGTTACTCCTGACAACCGTTGCATTAGCCGTTTACTTCCTTGATATGTCCTTTGCTGCAGGCATGACAATCCTTCTTGTCACAGCATTTATTCAAGCGGGACTTCAGTTAGTTGTCTTTATGCACGCCGGAGAAACAAAAGATAAACATGCAATTTATACAAATGTATTTTACGGTCTGATCATCGCACTCGTTACGGTATTCGGAACCTTACTAGCGATGGTATGGGATATGTAA
- a CDS encoding hemolysin family protein — MTIINLLLIALLIALTGYFVATEFAIVKVRGSRIEQLIAEGKKGAEAAKHVTTHLDEYLSACQLGITVTALGLGWLGEPTVESLLFPLFKRMELNEAISHVLSFGLAFASVTFLHVVIGELAPKTVAIQKAEEITLATSKPLIWFYKIMYPFIWILNHSARVIVGWFGFKSVSENELGLSEEELRILLSESYESGEINKSELEYVNNIFEFDERIAKEIMVPRTEMVTLNMNDSFETVREVIKREKYTRYPVVVDGDKDNILGLINIKEILTEEIRREEILKDTTLQSMLKPVIRVIESIPIHDLLVKMQKERSHMAILLDEYGGTSGLVTVEDILEEIVGEIRDEYDTDEVAEIRKVNPDHYLFNAKVLVGEVNDVLGTNLSAEEVDTIGGWFLTRNFDAKKGDQIEEEGIIFTVKEIQGHHILLIEAKKVFTAEEKT; from the coding sequence TTGACAATTATAAATCTTCTATTAATTGCATTATTAATTGCGTTAACTGGATACTTTGTTGCGACTGAATTTGCAATCGTGAAGGTACGGGGATCCAGAATTGAACAATTAATCGCAGAAGGTAAAAAAGGGGCAGAAGCGGCTAAACATGTGACAACCCACCTCGATGAATACTTATCAGCCTGTCAGCTTGGAATAACGGTTACCGCTTTAGGTCTTGGCTGGCTGGGTGAACCAACGGTTGAAAGCCTATTGTTTCCGCTATTTAAACGGATGGAGTTAAATGAGGCGATATCCCATGTTCTATCGTTTGGTTTGGCATTTGCGTCCGTTACGTTTTTACATGTGGTGATTGGCGAGCTCGCTCCCAAAACTGTTGCTATACAAAAAGCAGAGGAAATTACTCTCGCGACCTCCAAACCATTGATTTGGTTTTATAAAATTATGTATCCCTTTATTTGGATATTAAATCATTCTGCACGGGTAATAGTGGGATGGTTTGGATTCAAATCTGTTTCAGAAAATGAATTGGGATTGTCTGAGGAAGAACTGCGAATTCTATTGTCAGAAAGCTATGAAAGTGGAGAAATCAATAAAAGCGAACTGGAGTACGTGAACAATATTTTTGAATTTGATGAAAGAATTGCAAAAGAGATTATGGTTCCAAGAACGGAAATGGTTACCTTAAATATGAATGACAGTTTTGAAACAGTCAGGGAGGTTATAAAGAGAGAAAAATATACACGTTACCCCGTTGTGGTCGATGGTGATAAGGACAATATATTAGGTCTTATAAATATAAAAGAAATTTTAACGGAGGAAATTAGGAGAGAAGAAATCCTAAAGGATACCACCTTGCAGTCAATGTTGAAACCCGTTATTCGTGTTATTGAATCCATTCCTATTCATGACTTGCTGGTGAAAATGCAAAAGGAACGATCTCACATGGCCATTCTCCTTGATGAGTATGGCGGGACTTCCGGATTAGTAACTGTTGAGGATATTTTAGAGGAAATTGTCGGCGAAATCCGTGATGAGTACGACACAGATGAAGTTGCTGAAATTCGAAAAGTTAACCCTGACCACTACCTTTTTAATGCCAAAGTATTAGTGGGAGAAGTAAATGATGTTTTGGGTACAAATTTATCTGCTGAGGAAGTAGATACGATTGGCGGTTGGTTCCTGACTCGTAACTTTGATGCGAAAAAGGGCGACCAGATCGAGGAAGAAGGAATTATTTTCACTGTAAAAGAAATTCAAGGACATCATATTCTATTAATAGAAGCAAAAAAAGTATTTACTGCAGAAGAAAAAACATAA
- a CDS encoding TerC family protein, whose product MDFSLLLEYGWVLLVLVALEGLLAADNALVLAIMVKHLPEDDRKKALFYGLAGAFVFRFASLFVISFLVDVWQVQAIGALYLLFMAVNHIVRKIAVKGKSENQQEDKAVKKSGFWSTVFKVELADIAFAVDSILAAVALAVVLPDTPLPNIGGLDGGKFLVIFAGGIIGLVIMRFAANQFVKLLERRPGLEIAAFGIVGWVGVKLAVYTLSHPSLAVLSEEFAHSTEWKLTFYAVLVGIAAAGWFLSKDEAAEKAKLETKAS is encoded by the coding sequence ATGGATTTTTCTCTATTGCTGGAATATGGATGGGTATTGTTGGTGTTAGTTGCACTGGAAGGATTGTTAGCAGCAGACAACGCATTGGTGCTTGCCATTATGGTTAAGCATTTACCAGAAGATGATCGTAAGAAAGCTTTATTTTATGGATTAGCGGGCGCGTTTGTCTTCCGATTTGCTTCATTGTTTGTTATTTCTTTCCTCGTCGATGTATGGCAGGTTCAAGCAATCGGCGCGCTTTATCTTTTATTTATGGCCGTTAATCATATTGTCCGAAAAATCGCTGTCAAAGGAAAATCGGAGAATCAGCAAGAAGATAAGGCTGTTAAGAAAAGTGGATTTTGGTCAACTGTTTTCAAGGTTGAATTAGCAGATATTGCCTTTGCGGTGGACTCCATCTTAGCGGCGGTGGCACTCGCAGTCGTACTTCCAGACACGCCGCTTCCTAACATTGGCGGTTTGGACGGTGGTAAATTCTTAGTTATTTTTGCCGGTGGAATCATTGGCCTTGTAATCATGCGTTTTGCAGCAAATCAATTTGTAAAGCTATTAGAGAGAAGACCTGGTCTTGAAATAGCGGCATTTGGTATCGTTGGCTGGGTAGGTGTTAAACTGGCAGTTTACACACTTTCACACCCGTCGCTTGCTGTATTAAGTGAAGAATTTGCCCATTCTACAGAATGGAAATTAACGTTTTATGCAGTGTTAGTAGGAATTGCGGCAGCAGGCTGGTTCTTATCAAAGGACGAAGCAGCCGAAAAGGCGAAATTAGAAACAAAAGCCTCATAA